The DNA segment GCCGTGCAGTGGCCTCCCTTGATCAGTTCATCCCTTGGGTGCGCCGGCGCATACATTGTCGGCAGCAAAACGAACTGACAAATGGCATTCTCTACCTGCGTGGCGAAGGTGTGGAAGCAGAACTCAAAGGTGTCCAATTTGCAAAATCACCTTCGGTTACCCAGCTCAGCAGCATGTTTGACGAAGAATTCTTTGAAACCAAGGTCCTCGTTCATTTGGGAATGTGTTAAAGGGGAGTGCTTCTCAGTTGTCTATTGTCAATTGTTTTTCTATACTTGCAGTGCTAAATAAAGCTAGACGGTATGGGCGATAAGCTTACTGATTTCGGGCCAATTGGCCAATATATTCCACTTTTCATCTTGGGGGTGATTGCCATCGTCCTCGGTTTGTTGTTGGCAAATCTCTCCAAATTGATGGGACCTTTCCGTCCCAACAAGGTCAAAGAGTCTGTCTACGAATCTGGAATGGATCCTGTCGGTACTGCCCACGACCGATTCTCCGTGAAATTTTACATGGTTGCCATGTTGTTCATCCTCTTTGACATCGAGGTGGTCTTCATGTATCCTTGGGCGGTCAATTTCACGCAATTGGCAGCAATGGACAAATTACAAGGTGGATCAGGGATCTTTCCCTTGTTGGAAATGTTTGTCTTTGTGGTGATCCTTTTTGTGGGCTATATCTACGTCTGGAAAAAAGACGGTCTCGAATGGGACTAGGTCATCAAGCAGGTTCAGAGGCTTGGGCACGCGAGTTGATCGAATTTCAGGCTTGGCGTCGCGAAAAAGTCAGTGAATTGTTGCGCGAAGTCGATGAAAAGGTTTTCACGGAACAATTGCACGGTAGTTTTGGTTC comes from the Bacteroidota bacterium genome and includes:
- a CDS encoding NADH-quinone oxidoreductase subunit A, which codes for MGDKLTDFGPIGQYIPLFILGVIAIVLGLLLANLSKLMGPFRPNKVKESVYESGMDPVGTAHDRFSVKFYMVAMLFILFDIEVVFMYPWAVNFTQLAAMDKLQGGSGIFPLLEMFVFVVILFVGYIYVWKKDGLEWD